CAGATCGGCACGGGCGTCGACGACGACCGCATCACGCTCGACGCGCTGGCCGCCGCCGACGCCCACGCCCTGCGTACGACGCTGCTGCACCGGCGCACCCAGGCCGAGGTCGCGGTGCCGGCGCCCGGCGCGGAGCCGGCCGGGGCGCCGACGACTCCCCCGGCACCTCCGCCGGCCCCCGCGCCCGTGGTGCTCGCCCGGATCGACTGGTCGTGGCTGCGCTTCGCGCCCTTCAGCCTCAGCCGGCTCGTGCTGCTGGCCGGCGCGGTCGGCGTGGTGTCGCAGTTCGGCGACGACCTGCCGATCTGGAACGAGGAGACGGCCACCTCCGTGTGGGAGTGGGTCACCCAGTTCGCCATCGCCGCGGTCGCGGTCGTCCTCGCCGCAGGCGGCCTCGCGCTGTGGCTCGTGGTGTCGATCTCCGGCTACGTCGTGCAGTGGTGGAGCTTCCTCCTGGTCCGCGAGCACGGCTCGCTGCACCTCACCTCCGGGTTGTTCACCACCCGCTCCATCACCGTGGAGGAGGCCAAGGTCCGCGGGGTCGAGATGACCGAGCCGGTGCTGATGCGGATCGTCGGCGGCGCCGAGCTGTCCACGCTCGCCACCGGCGTCGAGAGCGGTGTCACGCAGGTCCTGCCGCCGTGCCCGCGGGCGGTCGCGGTCGGCGTCGGCGAGGAGGTGCTCGAGCACCGCGGGCCGCTGACCGACGCCCTCACCGAGCACGGACCGCAGGCCCGCCGGCGCGCGTGGTTCCGGCAGCTGCGGCTCGCGCTGGACGTCGTGGTCGTCGCCGCGGTCGCCTGGTGGTTCCTCGACTTCTCGTGGTGGTGGGTCGCGGCCCTGGCCGTCGTCCTGCTCGTGCTGGCCGCGGCGGTGGGCGAGGCGTCGTACCGTCACCTCGGGCACGCGCTCTCCGACGGCCACCTCGTCGCGGGCAGCGGCACGCTCGCCCGCATCCGCACGGTGCTGGAGACCGACGGGATCATCGGGTGGGTCGTCGACCAGTCGTGGTGGCAGCGCCGGATCGGGCTCGCGGACCTCACCGCGACGACGGCCGCCGGGCACGAGCGCGTGCTCGTGCGCGACGTACGCCTGGACGTGGCGGTGGCACTGGCCGACCGGGCGACGCCCGGCCTGCTGACGCCGTTCGTCTCCCGGGCACCGGCCGAGCCCGTCCGGACATGACGAACGCCCCCTCCGCTCGGGACGAAGGGGGCGCTCGCGCCTGAGGGTGACGCTACGCGGTCAGGCCCCGTAGAGGGAGGCCACTCCGGCGCGGTCGGTGGCGGTCATGCTGAGGTTCGCGGACGTCCCGTTGCACTGGGGGTAGTGCATGATCGACGAGGAGTCGTACGGCGTCAGCGGGCGCCAGCTGTTGTCCTCGAAGCAGGTGCCGGCCTCGGGACGGGTGTGCTCGTGGCGGAAGCCCAGCGTGTGACCGAGCTCGTGGCCGATGATGTTGGTCGGCGTCCACGAGCCCGAGGTCCAGATCGAGTCGTCGATGAGCACGTTGCGCGAGCGCTTGGGCGTGCTGGGGAAGAACGCGCGGGCGATGTACTGCGAGGTCTGCACGGGCTCCACGGAGAAGACGACCGACTTGTTGCGGGTGGTGCAGCTCGCGTCCTGCGCCGGGACGTGGATGAAGTCGACGGCCGAGGCGTCCTCCCACAGCTGCGCGCCGCTGGCCATCGCGCTGACGATGTCGGCGTAGCGGGCGCCGAACTTGGTGCTCACGCAGTAGGTCAGGTTGCGCGCCTCGGTGGCCGTCCACCTGTCGTCGACGCCCCCGACGGTGTTGACCACGAGGCCGTTCTCGATGGCCTCCTCCGAGCCCTCGACCATGCGGTCGTAGTAGGCCTTGAGGTCACCGGTGGTCCCGACCGGCTCGTCGCCGTTGACGATGTACTGGCGGTCCGCGTCCTGGTAGGCGGAGGCCTGGTACTCCGAGAACGTCGGGATGTCCGTGTCGGGAGCGGCCAGTGCCGGGGAGGCGAGGGCCGCGCCGAGGAGTGCGGTGGTGCCGAGGGCGATCGCCCCGAGTCGACTGCGCTGCATGCTGGTTCTTCTCTCGTGGAGGGGATGGGCACACTCCGTCCCGGAGAGTCGAGCAGGTGGGCACGAGTTCCCGAGACAGGTGCGTGCCGTCGAACCTCCCCCGTCGCGCTGACCTTGTACAGCCTTCCTTAGGGTGAAGGGGTGCGCATCGCGACCTGGAACGTCAACTCCCTCCGCTCCCGCATCGACCGGGTGGAGGCCTTCGTGCAGCGGCACGAGATCGACGTCCTGGCGCTCCAGGAGACCAAGGCGCGCGAGGACCAGCTGCCGCTGATGGGGCTGCAGGCGCTGGGCTACGACATCGCGGTGGCCGGCCTCAACCAGTGGAACGGCGTCGCGATCCTCTCGCGCGTCGGGCTGGAGGACGTCGAGACCGGCTTCGCCGGCCAGCCGCCGTACGGCGACCCTGCCGCACCGGAGTCGCGGGCCATCGGCGCCACCTGCGGCGGGGTGCGCGTCTGGTCGCTCTACGTCCCCAACGGCCGCAAGCCCGACGACCCGCACTACGTCTACAAGCTCGACTGGCTGGCCCGGCTCCGCGACACGGCGAGCGGCTGGCTGGACGGGCAGACCGCGCTGGTCGGTGACTGGAACATCTGTCCCACCGACGACGACGTCTTCGACCCCGCGCAGTTCCGCAAGTCGACCCACGTCACGCCGCCGGAGCGGGCTGCGTTCCAGGCGTTCCTCGACGACGGCTGGGCCGAGACCACCCGCGCCCACGCGCCGGGCTACACCTACTGGGACTACTACCGGCAGCGCTTCGAGCGCGACCGCGGTCTCAAGATCGACTTCGTCCTCGCCTCGCCGACCCTCGCGTCACGGGTGAGCGGTGCGTTCATCGACCGCGACGAGCGCGACCCGGCGCAGGGCACCGGCTCGCCGTCCGACCACGCGCCGGTGGTCGTCGACCTCGACTGAGGCCCGCCTCGGCGGCGTCACATCACGCCGGCCGAGGGAGCCGGGGTCGGCTGCGGCGTCCTGCGGACGGCGTACGACATGAGCGCGGCGACGGCGCACAGCCCGGCCGCTGCGTAGAACGCCGGGTCGTAGCCGCCCGTGACGTCGCGCACGACACCGGCGCCGGTCGCCGCGACTGCCGCGCCGACCTGGTGGCTGGCGAACACCCAGCCGAAGACGATCGGCCCGGTGGCGGCGCCGAAGTGCTCACGGCAGAGCGCGACCGTCGGCGGCACCGTCGCGACCCAGTCGAGGCCGTAGACGATGATGAAGACCCACATGCTCGGCTGCACGTGCGGCGACATCAGCGCCGGCAGCGTCATCAGCCCGACGCCGCGCAGGGCGTAGTAGCCGACGAGCAGCATCCTCGGGTCGACCTTGTCGGTGAGCCAGCCCGACGCGATCGTGCCCACCACGTCGAAGATCCCGACGACGGCGAGCAGGGACGCCGCGGTGGTGGCGGGCATCCCGTGGTCGTGCGCGGCCGGCACGAAGTGCGTCGCGATGAGGCCGTTGGTGGTCATCCCGCAGATCGCGAACCCGCCGGAGAGCAGCCAGAAGGTACGGCTGCGAGCGGCGTCCTTGAGCACCGACAGGGCGCGCCCGGCGCTCGAGCCCACCTGCTGGTGGGGCGGCGGGCCGGGGTCGGCGTCGGTGGCGCCGAGGGCGCGCAGGCCCAGGTCGGCGGGGTGGTTGCGCAGGAAGAGCAGCACCAGCGGGACGACGGCGAGGGCGGCCCCGGCGGCCAGCAGCGCCGCGGTGCGCCAGCCGTGCTCGGTCGCCAGCCAGGCGACCACCGGCAGGAAGATCAGCTGGCCGGTGGCGTTGCCGGCGGTGAGGATGCCGCTCACCAGTCCGCGACGCGCCACGAACCAGCGACTGGTGATGGTCGCGACGAAGGCCATCGACATCGACCCGGTGCCGATGCCGACGAGCAGCCCCCAGCACAGGATGAGCTGCCACGGCTCCGTCATGAAGACGGTGAGGCCGCTGCCCACGGCGACCATGACGAGCGCGAAGGTCACCACCGGCCGCACGCCGAAGCGGTCCATCAGGGCCGCGGCGAAGGGCGACATCAGCCCGAAGAGCATGAGGTTGAGGGAGACCGCCGAGCCGATGAGGCCGCGGGACCAGCCGAACTCGTCGTGCAGCGGCTCGACCAGCACGCCCGGCACCGAGCGGAACGCGGCGGCGCCGACCAGGGTCACGAACGCGACCGAGGCCACGATCCAGGCCCAGTGGACGGGCTGCGGTCGGGCGAGGGTGGCCTCGGGCCCGCGTGGGCTCGGCGGGGTCGTCATCGTCACGGGCACCAGTCTCGGGCCTTTGCTCCACGGCTCACGAGTGGCCGACATGCCAACATGTGAAAGAATCCGGCCATGCCGCCCCCTCCTCCGCCGCACCGCGTCGTCGTCCTGGCCATCGCACCGGTGATCGGCTATGACCTGACGATCCCGCCGCAGGTGTTCTGCGAGGCGGTGGACGACGACGGCCACCCGCTCTACGACATCCAGGTCGTGAGCGTGGACGGCGCGCCCGTGGCCTCGTCCCGCGGCTACGCGATCGTCCCCTCCGCCGGCGCCGAGGCCCTCGCGACCGCGCAGACGGTGGTCATCCCCGGCACCCAGGTCACCGGTCCCCGGCGCGACGGCACCCTCCCCGACGACCTGCGCGCGGCACTGGCATCGGTGCCGGACGACGCCCGCTGGGTGTCGATCTGCACCGGCGCGTTCGTCCTGGCCGCGGCCGGGATCCTCGACGGGCACCGTGCCACGACCCACTGGAAGTACGCCGACGACTTCCGCCGGCTCTACCCCGCCGCGGCCCTCGACGAGGACGTCCTCTTCACCGACGACGGGCGGGTGCTCACGTCGGCGGGGCTCAGCGCGGGCCTCGACCTGTGCCTGCACGTCGTCCGCACCGACCACGGCACCGCCGTCGCCAATGCCGTCGCGCGGCACCTGGTGGTGCCGCCCTGGCGCGACGGCGGCCAGGCGCAGTACATCGAGCGCCACGTCCCCAGCCGCGCCGACGAGACGACCGGCGACGTACGCGCCTGGGCGCAGGCGCACCTCGACCAGCAGCTCGACGTCACCACGCTCGCGCGGCAGGCAGCGATGAGCCTGCGCACCTTCACCCGGCGGTTCCGCGCCGAGACCGGCCTCTCCCCCGGCGCGTGGGTCACCCAGCAGCGGATCCGGCACGCGCAGCACCTGCTCGAGGCCACCGACCTCACGGTGGACCAGGTGGCGACGCAAGCCGGGATGGGCACGGCGGCGTCGCTGCGCCAGCACCTCCGCGCCAGCGTCGGCGTCTCGCCCTCGGCCTACCGGCGTACGTTCCGGGGCGCTCCCGTCGTCCCTCCTCTCGGCGCTCCTCTCGTCACTCCCCTCGCGACGACGGACGCCTGAGGTCCCATCCACTGTCGGTCCACGCGGTCATGCTGGGGCCATGGACACCTTCCCCCTGCTGCTGACCCTGGCGCTGGTCCTCGCCCTCGGCCTGGCGCTCGGCGCCCTGATCGGCGTGCTGTGGTCGCGGAGCCGCCCGCGCGACGACACCGCGCTCGCGGCGCTCGAGCAGCGCGTCGCCGAGCACGCCGTCGTGCAGGACGGCCTCGACCGCCTCCAGGACCAGCTGAGCGACCTCGCCCACGACCGGGTCGCGTGGCAGGCCCAGCTGCACCAGCAGGTGGCCGACATGCGCCGGTCCACCGACACGCTCCGACAGGAGACCAGCACGCTCGCCACCGCGCTGCGCAAGCCGCAGGTGCGCGGCCAGTGGGGCGAGCTCCACCTGCGCCGCACGGTCGAGCTCGCCGGGCTCGTCGACCACTGCGACTTCACCGAGCAGGTGCGCCTCGACGACGGCCGGCTGCGCCCCGACCTGGTGGTCACGCTCGCGGGTGGGCGCACGATCGCGGTCGACGCCAAGGCCCCGCTCGCCGCCTTCCTCGACCTCTCCGGCACCGACGACCCGGCCGAGCACGACCGGGCGCTGGCCCGGCTCGGCGAGCACGTTCGCAAGCACGTCGCCGACCTCGGGTCGCGTCGCTACTGGGAGGCGCTGCCCGCGACGCCCGAGTTCGTGGTGCTCTTCCTGCCGGGCGAGGCGATCCTCCAGGCCGCGCTCCAGGCGGTGCCCGACCTCGTCGAGCAGGCCGCGTCCCGCAACGTCGTCCTCGCGACGCCGTCCACGATGATCGCGCTGCTCCGCACGGTGGCCCAGGGCTGGCAGCACGAGGTCCTCAACGAGCAGGCCCAGGCCGTCCAGCGGCTCGGACAGGAGCTGCACGCGCGGCTCGGCTCGATGGCCGGCCACCTCGACCGGGTGGGCCGCTCGCTCAACGCCAGCGTCGTCGCCTACAACCAGGCGATGGGGTCGCTCGAGGGCCGGGTGCTCGTCTCCGCTCGCCGCTTCGCCGAGCTCGGGGTGACGTCGGAGCCGCTGGCCGCGCCCCGCCAGGTGGAGACCGTGCCGCGCTCGCCGGGCGCACCGGAGCTCGCCGTCCTCGACGACGTCGCGCCCGCCGCAGGGGACCCGACGCTCGACGACCTGCTCGCCGACGAGCTGGCCGACCAGGCGCGACCCCCGGCGCGCCGCGCCGAGGGCGCCTGAGATCGGTCCTAGGTTGGACGCCGTGACACGGGCCGACGCGTGGTGGCAGGTCGGGCGCGAGCCGGGCCGCTCGGTCGTCGCGCTCGGCGTCGCGGTCACCCTGACCGCGGTGAGCATCGACGTGCTGCTCGCCGGGCGGCTGACGATCTTCTTCGACCTGTGCTTCGTGGCGCTGTGCCTGGGCCTCGCGGCGCTGGTGCGCCGCAAGGACTTCTACATGGTGGCCGTCCTGCCGCCGCTGCTGATGACCACCGTCTTCGCCTTCGTCGCGACGGTGGCCCGCGACGCGGTCGCCGACCCCCGCGACGGCCTGCTGCAGGCGATCGTCTCCGGCGTCGCCACCCACGGCATCGCGCTCTTCGTGGGCTACGCCCTGTGCCTCGGCTGGCTCGCCTGGCGGCTGCACCGGGAGGGCGAGGCCGACATCGCGACCGAGCTCAGCCGCGAGCTCGGCCAGACCGGCTGACCGGGCGGTTCCTGCCCGTCCCAGCCGCCGACCGGGCGGTTCCTGCCCGTCCCGGCCCCCGACCGGGCGGTTCCTGCCCGTCCCAGCCGCCGACCGGGCGGTTCCTGCCCGTCCCAGCCGCCGACCGGGCGGTTCCTGCCCGTCCCGGCCCCCGACCGGGCACGAAGTGCCCGGTCGGCGCGCAGGACGGGCACGAAGTGCCCGGTCACGTGTAGTTCAGGACTCGAAGCGCTCGACGTCGCCCGCGCCGCGGCGTACGACGACCGGCTCCGCCTCGGACCAGTCGATCACCGACGTGGGCTCGGCCGTGACCTCGCCGGACTCGACCACGACGTCGACGACGTGGTCAAGGTCCTCCTTGATCTCCCAGCCCATGGTCCGCGCCTCGGTCTCGCCGGGCAGGATCAGCGTGCTGGTGAGGATCGGCTCGCCCAGCTCCTCGAGCAGCGCGCACACGAGGGCGTGGTCGGGGATCCGGACGCCGACGGTGCGCTTCTTGGGGTGCATCAGCCGCTTCGGCACCTCGCCGGTGGCGGGGAGGATGAAGGTGTAGGGGCCTGGGGTCGCGGCCTTGATCGCCCGGAACGCCGAGTTGTCGACGTGCACGAACTGCCCGAGCTGGGCGAAGTCCTTGCACATCAGCGTGAAGTGGTGGCGGTCGTCGAGCTCGCGGATGCGCAGGATCCGGTCGCGACCCTCGCGGTTGCCGAGCTGCGCGCCGAGGGCGTACCCCGAGTCGGTGGGGTAGGCGATCAGCTCGTCGTTGCGCAGCGCCTGGACGACCTGGCCGACCAGCCGCGGCTGGGGGTTGTCCGGGTGGATGTCGAGGTAGCGGGCCACGTCGGGAGCCGTCCCTCAGGCCTTCTGGGCCGCGCGCAGGTCGCGGCGCAGCTCGGGCGGCAGGGCGAAGATGAGCGACTCCTCGGCGGAGTGCACCGCGCGGGCGTCGGGGTAGCCGCGCTCGGACAGGTAGGCCAGCACGCCCTCGACGAGGTCCTCGGGCACCGAGGCGCCGGACGTCACCGACACGGTCTCGACGCCGTCGAGCCACGCCTCGTCGA
This genomic stretch from Nocardioides renjunii harbors:
- a CDS encoding DUF6542 domain-containing protein; protein product: MTRADAWWQVGREPGRSVVALGVAVTLTAVSIDVLLAGRLTIFFDLCFVALCLGLAALVRRKDFYMVAVLPPLLMTTVFAFVATVARDAVADPRDGLLQAIVSGVATHGIALFVGYALCLGWLAWRLHREGEADIATELSRELGQTG
- a CDS encoding PH domain-containing protein, giving the protein MIPAPGSPGEGWARLSPRKLLLDPVKAVGQALVPVVVALIGISRSDMRFWPLVFPVLVIGPILFGALPWLTTHYRLTDTQIQVRRGLLNKNTSTAPLDRVRSVDLEASLLHRVLGLQKVQIGTGVDDDRITLDALAAADAHALRTTLLHRRTQAEVAVPAPGAEPAGAPTTPPAPPPAPAPVVLARIDWSWLRFAPFSLSRLVLLAGAVGVVSQFGDDLPIWNEETATSVWEWVTQFAIAAVAVVLAAGGLALWLVVSISGYVVQWWSFLLVREHGSLHLTSGLFTTRSITVEEAKVRGVEMTEPVLMRIVGGAELSTLATGVESGVTQVLPPCPRAVAVGVGEEVLEHRGPLTDALTEHGPQARRRAWFRQLRLALDVVVVAAVAWWFLDFSWWWVAALAVVLLVLAAAVGEASYRHLGHALSDGHLVAGSGTLARIRTVLETDGIIGWVVDQSWWQRRIGLADLTATTAAGHERVLVRDVRLDVAVALADRATPGLLTPFVSRAPAEPVRT
- a CDS encoding M57 family metalloprotease, whose translation is MQRSRLGAIALGTTALLGAALASPALAAPDTDIPTFSEYQASAYQDADRQYIVNGDEPVGTTGDLKAYYDRMVEGSEEAIENGLVVNTVGGVDDRWTATEARNLTYCVSTKFGARYADIVSAMASGAQLWEDASAVDFIHVPAQDASCTTRNKSVVFSVEPVQTSQYIARAFFPSTPKRSRNVLIDDSIWTSGSWTPTNIIGHELGHTLGFRHEHTRPEAGTCFEDNSWRPLTPYDSSSIMHYPQCNGTSANLSMTATDRAGVASLYGA
- a CDS encoding DNA recombination protein RmuC; protein product: MDTFPLLLTLALVLALGLALGALIGVLWSRSRPRDDTALAALEQRVAEHAVVQDGLDRLQDQLSDLAHDRVAWQAQLHQQVADMRRSTDTLRQETSTLATALRKPQVRGQWGELHLRRTVELAGLVDHCDFTEQVRLDDGRLRPDLVVTLAGGRTIAVDAKAPLAAFLDLSGTDDPAEHDRALARLGEHVRKHVADLGSRRYWEALPATPEFVVLFLPGEAILQAALQAVPDLVEQAASRNVVLATPSTMIALLRTVAQGWQHEVLNEQAQAVQRLGQELHARLGSMAGHLDRVGRSLNASVVAYNQAMGSLEGRVLVSARRFAELGVTSEPLAAPRQVETVPRSPGAPELAVLDDVAPAAGDPTLDDLLADELADQARPPARRAEGA
- a CDS encoding exodeoxyribonuclease III: MRIATWNVNSLRSRIDRVEAFVQRHEIDVLALQETKAREDQLPLMGLQALGYDIAVAGLNQWNGVAILSRVGLEDVETGFAGQPPYGDPAAPESRAIGATCGGVRVWSLYVPNGRKPDDPHYVYKLDWLARLRDTASGWLDGQTALVGDWNICPTDDDVFDPAQFRKSTHVTPPERAAFQAFLDDGWAETTRAHAPGYTYWDYYRQRFERDRGLKIDFVLASPTLASRVSGAFIDRDERDPAQGTGSPSDHAPVVVDLD
- a CDS encoding MFS transporter; protein product: MTTPPSPRGPEATLARPQPVHWAWIVASVAFVTLVGAAAFRSVPGVLVEPLHDEFGWSRGLIGSAVSLNLMLFGLMSPFAAALMDRFGVRPVVTFALVMVAVGSGLTVFMTEPWQLILCWGLLVGIGTGSMSMAFVATITSRWFVARRGLVSGILTAGNATGQLIFLPVVAWLATEHGWRTAALLAAGAALAVVPLVLLFLRNHPADLGLRALGATDADPGPPPHQQVGSSAGRALSVLKDAARSRTFWLLSGGFAICGMTTNGLIATHFVPAAHDHGMPATTAASLLAVVGIFDVVGTIASGWLTDKVDPRMLLVGYYALRGVGLMTLPALMSPHVQPSMWVFIIVYGLDWVATVPPTVALCREHFGAATGPIVFGWVFASHQVGAAVAATGAGVVRDVTGGYDPAFYAAAGLCAVAALMSYAVRRTPQPTPAPSAGVM
- a CDS encoding L-threonylcarbamoyladenylate synthase, whose product is MARYLDIHPDNPQPRLVGQVVQALRNDELIAYPTDSGYALGAQLGNREGRDRILRIRELDDRHHFTLMCKDFAQLGQFVHVDNSAFRAIKAATPGPYTFILPATGEVPKRLMHPKKRTVGVRIPDHALVCALLEELGEPILTSTLILPGETEARTMGWEIKEDLDHVVDVVVESGEVTAEPTSVIDWSEAEPVVVRRGAGDVERFES
- a CDS encoding GlxA family transcriptional regulator, translating into MPPPPPPHRVVVLAIAPVIGYDLTIPPQVFCEAVDDDGHPLYDIQVVSVDGAPVASSRGYAIVPSAGAEALATAQTVVIPGTQVTGPRRDGTLPDDLRAALASVPDDARWVSICTGAFVLAAAGILDGHRATTHWKYADDFRRLYPAAALDEDVLFTDDGRVLTSAGLSAGLDLCLHVVRTDHGTAVANAVARHLVVPPWRDGGQAQYIERHVPSRADETTGDVRAWAQAHLDQQLDVTTLARQAAMSLRTFTRRFRAETGLSPGAWVTQQRIRHAQHLLEATDLTVDQVATQAGMGTAASLRQHLRASVGVSPSAYRRTFRGAPVVPPLGAPLVTPLATTDA